ATCCGCGACTACTGCCTGCTCGGCGAGCGCGCGATCGTGGGGAACGATTGCATCGTGGGGCATGGCGCAGAGCTGGACGGCGTGATGTTCGACGGCGCCTATCTGTACCACTACTGCGAGATCAGCGGCGTGGTTGGCGCCTCGGTGGACATCGGCGCGGCGACAGTCTGCGGCACGCTGCGGTTCGACGACGGTCTCGCCGAGCACCGGGTGGCCCGCCGACGCGAGCGGCCGGCGCTTGGGGCCAACGCCACCTACTTCGGCGACCACAGCCGCACGGGCGTCAACGCGGTCACGATGCCCGGCGCCAGGATCGGCGCCTACGCGTGCCTGGGCGCCGGCGTGGTGCTCACTGGCGACCTGCCAAGCCGCACGCTGCTCCTGCTGAAGCAGGAGACCGTGCAGCGGCCGTGGGGGCCGGAGCGGTACGGCTGGTAGGGGGCGGGCCCGGTTCTAGCGGGAGGGTATATGGCCGCGTTCGTGCAGGCGCCCGAATGCCCGCACGACCGCGACGTCGAACTGCGTTCCCGCGCCGTTCCGGAGGCGGGCCATCGCCTCCTCGGCGCCGAGTCGCGGGCGATAGGGGCGGTCGCTTGTCATCGCCTCGTAGGCGTCCGCGACGGCGAGCACGCGCGCGAGGAACGGGATGTCGTCCTCCCGCAGGCCGTCCGGATAGCCCCTGCCATCGATGCGCTCGTGGTGGTGGCGCACGATGCGGGCCACCTCACGCAACTCCTCCACCTGCATCACGATCTCCGCGCCGCGGCCGGGATGCCTGCGCATCACGGCCCATTCGTCGGGCGTGAGGGGGCCGTCCTTGTCCAGGACGGCGTCCGGTACGGCGATCTTGCCGACGTCGTGCACCTGGGCGGCGAGCTCGATACTGGCTCGGTCCGACGGGCCCAGGCCCATTTCGCCCGCCAGCGCCACGGTGATGGCGGAGACCCGGCGCGAGTGCTCGGCCGTGCACGCCTGCTTGGCGTCGATGGCGGCGGCCAGGGCGGCGATGGCGCGGATGCGCAGCGTTCCCTCCTGCTCGACGATGCGGGCGCGCTGGAGGCGCCCGCGCTCCAGGTTGCGCGCGACCACGATGGGGATCGTGTCGATGTCGAGCGGCTTGGTGAGGAAGTCGCAGGCGCCTTGGCGCAGCGCCGATCGGGCCAGATCGGCGTCTCCGAAGCCGGTAAGCAGGACGACCGGGACGTCGGGGTACGCGGCGGCCATGAAGCGGGCGAACTCGACTCCGTCCATGCCGGGCAAGCGTACATCACACAGCGCCAGCTCAACGGCCGTGTCGCGCAGCAGAGCGAGGGCGGTCTCCGCACTGGACGCCGTCTGAACGAGATAGCCGAACCCCAGCAGCGCACCAACGAGCAGTTCGCGGATCCGAGGGTCGTCGTCTATGACCAGAACGCGAACGAGTCGACCACCCGTCTCGCTGTGCCACTCGCTGGGGACGGAGAGTGGCACGTCAGCGGACTCGGGCATTTGGCTCTCCAGGGGGGGGACTTCTGGTACCAATGATAGCAGAACGGGGCCCCTGTGTCAACCGGGTCCGGCGACAATCTGTAGCGCGAACTGGAGCGCGCCGCTCTGGTCCGAGATCGCGGCCGCGGTTGGGGCACACCGGCGCGGCGTGATCGCGCGGCGTGATCGGCGCGGCGTGATCGCTTGACAAGCCCGGCGCGTCTGGGTATGCTGGACTTAGCACTCGCCCTCGGTGAGTGCTAAGCTTGGTCGGCCTACGCCGAACCCATACCATTCGGGAGGTGAAGGAAAATGCCTTTGCGCCCTCTGGCCACCAAGGTGGTGGTCGAACCCGCAGAGGAGGAAGAGAAGACCGCTGGCGGGATCGTGCTGCCCGACAGCGCCAGGAAGAAGCCCCAGGAGGGCAAGGTCATCGCCGTCGGCGCGGGCCGCACCCTGGACGAGGGCTCCGTCGTCGCTCCGGCCGTCTCGGTCGGCCAGACCGTTGTCTACTCCAAGTATGGCGGGACCGAGGTCACCGTCGAGGGCAAGGATTACGTCATCCTCGACGAGGATCAGATCTACGCGGTGAAGGAGTAGGACCGCGGCGCCGGTCCGCGCGAAGCGCGGCCGCTGCCGGCGCCCGGTGAACGCCGGCGACGCCGACCGCAGCGGCTTCGGGAGGATAACATGGCAGCGAAACAGCTTCTGTACGATGAGGAGGCGCGCCGCGCCCTGGAGCGCGGCGCCAACATGGTCGCCAACGCCGTCAAGGTGACGCTCGGTCCCAAGGGCCGCAACGTCGTGCTCGACAAGAAGTGGGGCTCCCCGACGATCACCAAGGACGGCGTGACCGTCGCCAAGGAGATCGAGCTCCCGGACCCCTATGAGAACATGGGTGCCCAACTCGTGCGCGAGGTGGCCTCCAAGACCAACGATGTCGCCGGCGACGGCACGACCACCGCAACTGTGCTCGCGCAGGCGATCGTCAACGAGGGCCTGCGCTACGTGGCGGCCGGCGGCAACCCCATGCTGGTGAAGCAGGGCATAGACCTGGCAGTCGACAAGGCGGTCGAGGCCCTCAAGGCCGCCGCCATCGAGGTGAAGGGCCACGAGGAGGTGGCCAACGTGGCCTCCATCGCGGGCAACGACCAGGCCATCGGCAAGCTCGTGGCCGAGGCGATGGACAAGGTCGGCAAGGACGGAGTCATCACGGTCGAGGAGAGCAAGGGCACCGCCGATGCACTCGAGATCGTGGAGGGGATGCAGTTCGACAAGGGCTACATCTCGCCCTACTTCGTCACCGATCCCGATCGGATGGAGGCGGTGCTGGAGAACCCGCTGATCCTCATCCACGAAAAGAAGATCAGTGCCGCGGCCGACCTGGTCCCGCTCCTGGAGCGCGTTGCCCAGGCGCGCCGTCAGTTCCTGATCATCTGCGAGGATGTGGACGGCGATGCGCTAGCGACCCTGGTCGTCAACCGTATCCGTGGCACGGTCACCTCCTGTGCCGTCAAGGCTCCCGGCTTCGGCGACCGCCGCAAGGCCATGCTTGAGGACATCGCCATCCTGACCGGCGGCAAGTTCATCAGCGAGGACCTGGGCGTCAAGCTGGAGAACGTGGACTTCTCGATGCTGGGCACGGCCGAGAAGGTGGTTGTCGCCAAGGAGGAGACCACGATCATCGAGGGCGCCGGCTCGCACGAGGCGGTCACCGGCCGCATCGCGCAGATCCGCCGCCAGATCGAGGACACCGACAGCTCCTACGATCGCGAGAAGCTCCAGGAGCGGCTGGCCAAGCTGGCGGGCGGGGTCGCCGTGATCCGGGTGGGCGCCGCGACCGAGACGGAGCTTAAGGAGAAGAAGCACCGGTTCGAGGACGCCCTATCCGCGACCCGCGCGGCCGTGGAGGAGGGGATCGTGCCGGGCGGCGGCGCCACGTTCATCCGGGCGCAGGCCGCGCTCGAGGGCCTGGGGGATGACGCCGACACGCGCCACGGCGTGGCCATCGTCCGCCGGGCGCTCGAGGAGCCGCTCCGCCAGATCGCCGCCAACGCCGGCCATGAGGGCTCCGTGGTGGTCGAGAAGGTACGCTCGCTACCGGCGGGTCAGGGTTTCGACGCGCTCGACGAAGGCTACGCCGACCTCGTGAAGGCCGGCATCGTCGACCCCCTCAAGGTCACGCGATCGGCCCTGCAGAACGCCGCCTCGATCGCCAGCATGCTGCTGACGACCGAGACGCTCATCTGCGAGAAGCCGGAGAAGAAGCCCGCGGCGCCGCCCCCCGGCGGCGGCGGGATGGACTACGACATGTAGGGTGCCGTCGCGGCGCCCGCGCCTCACGGACGGCCCCCGGCGCGTACGCGCCGGGGGCCGCTCTCTTGTGGCCGCTCTCGCGACCTGATATAATGGCAGGCAGGCGGACCGGCCGCCGAGCGCCGGGCCGCGGCGCACACACTAGCGACGAGGAGCGCCAGGCATGATCGTCATCGAGGGCACCGGAACCATCAG
This portion of the Chthonomonadales bacterium genome encodes:
- a CDS encoding response regulator, whose amino-acid sequence is MPESADVPLSVPSEWHSETGGRLVRVLVIDDDPRIRELLVGALLGFGYLVQTASSAETALALLRDTAVELALCDVRLPGMDGVEFARFMAAAYPDVPVVLLTGFGDADLARSALRQGACDFLTKPLDIDTIPIVVARNLERGRLQRARIVEQEGTLRIRAIAALAAAIDAKQACTAEHSRRVSAITVALAGEMGLGPSDRASIELAAQVHDVGKIAVPDAVLDKDGPLTPDEWAVMRRHPGRGAEIVMQVEELREVARIVRHHHERIDGRGYPDGLREDDIPFLARVLAVADAYEAMTSDRPYRPRLGAEEAMARLRNGAGTQFDVAVVRAFGRLHERGHIPSR
- the groES gene encoding co-chaperone GroES — translated: MPLRPLATKVVVEPAEEEEKTAGGIVLPDSARKKPQEGKVIAVGAGRTLDEGSVVAPAVSVGQTVVYSKYGGTEVTVEGKDYVILDEDQIYAVKE
- the groL gene encoding chaperonin GroEL (60 kDa chaperone family; promotes refolding of misfolded polypeptides especially under stressful conditions; forms two stacked rings of heptamers to form a barrel-shaped 14mer; ends can be capped by GroES; misfolded proteins enter the barrel where they are refolded when GroES binds), producing the protein MAAKQLLYDEEARRALERGANMVANAVKVTLGPKGRNVVLDKKWGSPTITKDGVTVAKEIELPDPYENMGAQLVREVASKTNDVAGDGTTTATVLAQAIVNEGLRYVAAGGNPMLVKQGIDLAVDKAVEALKAAAIEVKGHEEVANVASIAGNDQAIGKLVAEAMDKVGKDGVITVEESKGTADALEIVEGMQFDKGYISPYFVTDPDRMEAVLENPLILIHEKKISAAADLVPLLERVAQARRQFLIICEDVDGDALATLVVNRIRGTVTSCAVKAPGFGDRRKAMLEDIAILTGGKFISEDLGVKLENVDFSMLGTAEKVVVAKEETTIIEGAGSHEAVTGRIAQIRRQIEDTDSSYDREKLQERLAKLAGGVAVIRVGAATETELKEKKHRFEDALSATRAAVEEGIVPGGGATFIRAQAALEGLGDDADTRHGVAIVRRALEEPLRQIAANAGHEGSVVVEKVRSLPAGQGFDALDEGYADLVKAGIVDPLKVTRSALQNAASIASMLLTTETLICEKPEKKPAAPPPGGGGMDYDM